In the genome of Phragmitibacter flavus, the window TGGGGTGTCAGCGGATGTTGTTGCACGCGGGGATCGAGACGTCGGGTGCCAACGTGGTGGTGTTGGGGCGCAGCATGATTGTCGGCAAACCGATGGCGTTGTTGTTGATGGGGAAAGGCAGGGGCGGGGATGCGACCGTGACGGTGGCACATTCGCGCACAAAAAATCTGGCGGAGGTCACACGTGGAGCGGATATCTTGGTGGCGGCGATTGGTCGGCCGGAATTTGTGACGGCGGACATGGTGAAGGAAGGGGCGGTGGTGATTGATGTGGGGATCAACCGGGTGGAAGCACCTGAGTTGCCAAAAGGTTACAAGCTGGTGGGTGACGTGGCGTTTGATGAGGTGGCTCCCAAGTGTCGCGCGATCACACCGGTGCCGGGAGGAGTGGGGCCGATGACGATTGCGATGTTGATGGCCAATACGGTGAAGGCATGCAAGTTGAGTGATAAGTGAAAAGGGGTGAGTAAAAAACTCGGCTGAATGGTCCTTTCTGACTTCAATACTAATACTGCTTACTCTACCTTCCTCCCATGCCGATTGGTGTTTTTGACAGTGGTTACGGGGGATTGAGTGTGCTGCGCGAAATGCAGCGGGTGTTGCCGGACAAGGACTTTATTTATCTGGGGGATAGTGGTCGTGCGCCTTATGGAGGCAGGGATCTGGCGACGATTTTGGATTTTGCGGAGCAATGCACGGAGCTGTTGTTCGCCGAGGGTTGCAAGGTGGTGGTGGTGGCGTGCCACACGGTGTCGTGTGTGGCGTTGCGGCATTTGCAGCATCGCTATGCGAATGATGAACGCCGGGTGCTGGGGGTGACGGTGCCGGCGGCGGAGAATGCGGTGGCGGTGGCCAGGGGACGGATTGGATTTTTGGGGACGCGGAGGACGGTGGGGTCACACACGTTTCGCACGGAGGTGGCGAAGCTGGATGCAACCGCAGAGGTGAAGGAGGTGGCGGCTCCGTTGCTGGCACCGATTGTCGAAGAAGGCTGGGAGTGTGGGGAGATTGCGCGGCTGGCGGTGCAGCAATATGTGGAGCAACTGGGCGAGGTGGACACGCTGGTGTTGGGCTGCACGCATTACCCGTTGCTGAAGGCGGTGTTCGAAGAGGTGCTGCCTGATGGGGTCAACTTGCTGGATCCAGCACCGTTTGTGGCGGGTCGGTTTATGGACTGGCTGATGCGCCATCCGAGCTTTAGCGAATCAGCGGGTAGCGGACTTGTCAGAGTGCTGTCGTCGGGAGACACGGCACGTTTTGCCGTCAATGCGGAACGCTTTTTGGGGAAGGTTCCGTCAGTGGTGGAGTTTGTGTCGGAGCGTGGCGGTCGACTGGTTTTTTCCGCCGAGGGCAGTGAGCCGACGGGGCAGTTTTTGCGCTGAATTGGTGCGCGTTAAGCGCGCTCAAATACCGATGATGTCGCCTTCGGGGGAGACTTGAATGTGTTCGGCGGCAGGGACTTTGGGAAGGGCAGGCATGCGCATCATGGTGCCGGTGAGGACGACGATGAATCCGGCACCGTTGGCGATCTCGAAGTCGCGGACGGTGATGGTGAAACCCTTTGGGCGACCAAGTTTGGTGGCGTCGTCGGAGAGGGAGTTTTGGGTTTTCGCCATGCACAAGGGGAGGCGGTCGAATCCGTTCTTGCGGAACAGCTCGATTTTCGCTTTAGCGGCATCGGTCAAATGCACGCCATCAGCGCCATAGATGCGCGTGGCGATGGCGTGAAGTTTGTCTTCGATGGTGTCTTCCAGTTCGTAGAGTTGGGGAAGGGGGACGCTTTTTTCCGGCAGGGCGGCGAGGAGGGTTTTGGCGAGGTCGATGGCACCGTCACCTCCCTGTCCGAAGACGTCGGCGGTGGCGCAGGGGACGTTGCGTTGTTGGCAGAATTCGTGGATGAGAGCGAGTTCCTGCTCGCTGTCGTTGGTGAATCGGTTAATGGCGACGATGACCGGTCGTTGAAACTGGGCGGCGCTGTCGAGGTGGGCGGCGAGGTTCTCCAGTCCTGCGGAAAGAGCGATGTGGTCGGGGTAGGCGAGGGTGTTGAGTGGAGCGCCTCCGTGCATCTTGAGGGCGCGGACGGTGGCGACGATGACGATGGCTTCGGGTTGCAGTCCGGATTGACGGCATTTGATGCCCATGAATTTTTCGCCGCCGAGGTCGAAGGCAAATCCGCCTTCGGTGATGGCGAAGTCGGCATGGGCAAGGGCCATGCGGGTGGCAAGGATGGAGTTGCAGCCGTGGGCGATGTTGGCAAAGGGACCGCCGTGGACGAATGCGGGCACGCCTTCGACGGATTGCACGAGGTTGGGTTCGATGGCGTCACGGAGGATGGCAAGCAGGGCGCCGGTGACCCGGGCCTCTTTGGCGAAAACAGCGCTGCCGTCTTCGGTGAAGCCGACCACGATACGGTCGAGTCGGGCTTGCAGGTCTTGCAGGGATTCGGACAGGCAGAGAATGGCCATCACTTCCGAGGCGGCGGTGATGTCGAATCCGGTGGTGCGTTCGGTGGGTTTGCCAGGCGAAGTGTGGATCTGGCGCAGGCTGCGGTCGTTGACATCCAAAACGCGTTTCCAAAGCACGCCCTGGGGTTTCAGGTGGGTCTGGCCATTGAAGAGCTGATTGTCGATGACGGAGGACAGCAGGTTGTGGGCGCTGGTGATGGCGTGGAAGTCGCCGGTGAAGTGGAGGTTGATGGAGTTGGACGGATGCAGGGTGCTGCGTCCACCGCCGGTGGCTCCCCCTTTGCGGCCAAATACAGGGCCCATGGAGGGCTGACGCAGGGCAAGCGCGACGCTTTGCCCGGCTTTCTTTAGGCCTTGGGCGAGGCCGATGGACATGGTGGTTTTGCCTTCGCCGGCAGGAGTGGGCGTGATGGCGGAGACGAGGATGAGTTTGCCACGTTGAGGGCGATGTTCGAGGTCCTTCAGTGAGATCTTGGCCTTGTCATTCCCATAGCAGGTAAGGTGGCTGTCGGAGATGTGGAGCGACTGGGCTAAGGCGAAGATGTTCTGCATGTGGGAAAGGTGGCGTGATTTGACGACTAATGGCAGACCTGAGTAAGACCTCTCAAGCTAATCTCGTGCCGAAACCGGCGGGACCGATGTTAGTGTTGGGAGGTGTTTTTGCAACCCAGTCCGGGATTTGACTAGGCTTGCGCCGGAGGGCAAATGATGATTTAACGCGACACGTTTTCTTCCATGTAAGGGGAGACATCAAGTGCTAAAGGAGGGTTTGGAGAAAATTTTCTGAGGGGTGTGGGCGGATGATTAGGGTTGGTATTGATGCGTCGGTGGGGTAGGGTTTCGCTTCTTGGATCGTGATGGTTGAAGTCGCTAAAAATCTTCGCAGGGGTGCCCGGCAAATGCCTTTGTTTGCTTTGGAGAATCCGTTGAGTGCGAGGCTAGGGGTAGGTTTTTTCAAATCGGTGCCATCCAGGGCGGGGGTGTATTTTTTCCGGGATGTCGAGTCGCGGCTCTTATACATTGGCCAGTCGCACGACCTGCGTGCGCGCATTGGCAGCTACCGGCATCTGTCATTGGATCGGAATCCGCGTCGCCTGTTGAGGTTGGTGCATCGCATAACCCACGTGGAATGGGTCGAGTGCGAAGGTGCAGCGGAGGCGATTGAGCTTGAGCGAAAGCTGCTGCTGGAACATCGACCTCCGTTCAATCGTGCTGGGGTGTGGCCGGGATATGCGTGGTGGATGACGGTGAAACTGGCGGCAAACGGTGTTCATGTGGGCCTGAGCCGACAGGCGGGTGGTGAAACGGAGTGCATGGGACCGTTTCCAGCAGGTTTGCGGTATGCCCATGCATCGTTGATGAGGTGTGTGTTTCGGTATTTGAATCCTGAATGTTCGCTGGGTGCTTATCCACTGGGATTGCTTAATCTCACGGTGCCGTTGTCGATGTTGTTGAAGTTGGAGGCAAAGGATGGGAAGCGGTTGGTGGATTTGATGGTCGGTTGGGTGTCGGGTCAGAGCGATGAATTGCTGGTGATTTTGGAGTCGGTTGTGGGTGGAAAAGACGAGCGCGAAGTGGAGTATTGGGCGGGGGAGCTGGAGTCGTTGCGCCGTTTTTTTAAGAAGCGCAGGTCCGGGACGGATGCGTTGAAAATGCCTGCAGCGCCGCCTTTGCCGATGTTTCCCGAGTGGTGAGTCAACGAACGGCGGCAAAACGCTGACGGTATTCCAGAGGACTGAGGCCGGTGCGGGTGCGGAAGACGCGGGTGAAGTGGCTTTGATCGTAGAACCCGCAGTCGAGTGCGATCTGGCCGACGGGATTGGTGCTTTGTTCCAACTGTCGGCTGGCCATGTGGAGTCGCACGCGGGTGACGTATTCGATGGGGCTCATACTGAAGAGCCGGGAGAATTCGCGTTGGAGCTGGCTGACGGAGAGGTGGGCGAGGCTGGCGAGATGGTCGACGGACATGGTCTCGCCGTAGTGGGCAAGGACGTGGTCGCACACCTGGGTGAGGCGTTGATAGGAGCCGGGGGCGTCGCCGGCGCGGTCGTAGGGTCGCATGACGCCGGCGATGCCGATGACTTCGTTTTGTTTGTCGATCAAGGGCAGTTTGGTGCTGAGATGCCAGTGCGGCATGCCGTCGGAGTCCTGCACGAGCCAGATTTTGTCGATGATCGGGAGACGTTCGCTCATGACCTTGCGGTCTTCTTCAACGTATTGGGCGGCGAGAGCGGGAGGGTTGAAATCGAAGTCGCATTTGCCGATCATTTCGGCGTCGGAATCGCAGCCATGGAGACGCGCGAGGCTGCGGTTGACCTTCATGTATCGATGCTGGTGATCCTTCACAAAGAGATATACCCCAGGAAGAAAATCGAACATGGTTGCCAGCACGGAAGGGCTGTCGAGCTGCTGGAAAAAGTCAGCGCTGACCTGCTGAGGTGAAGGTGCCTGCATGCGGTGATTTTACCAACAACTGCGGCATCAATCAAAGTCTTCCATGACATTTCATGAGACAATGGGCGCATGATTTTTCGGTTGGTTATTGTCACGACACTTCCATGCATGCTTCTCGGCGGGGTTTCACCGTTGAGGGCCGGAGGCATTGAGTTTAATCGCGATGTGCGTCCGATCTTGTCGGAAAACTGCTTTTATTGTCATGGTCAGGACCCCAAAACACGCGAGGCGGATTTGCGTCTGGATGAGCATGAGGGCGCGACGCGTGATTTGGGAGGTTATGCGGCCATTGTGCCGGGGAAACCGGAGGAGAGTGAGATACTGAAGCGGATGATGGCGCATGACAAAGCTGACCTGATGCCACCGCCGGAATCGAATCGGAAAGTTTCAACCGAACAACTGGAAGTGGTGAAGCAATGGATTGCTGAGGGGGCGCACTATGAAAAGCATTGGGCCTATCTGACTCCGAAACGGGCGGAGTTGCCTGAGGTCGGCAAGGATGATTGGTCACGGCATAATTTGGATCGTTGGGTGCTGGCGCGATTGGAGAAGGAGGGATTGGCACCGTCGAAAGAAGCTTCACCTTCGACATGGTTGCGACGGGTGAGTCTGGATCTGACGGGGCTGCCGGTGGAGCCGCGTGAGCTGGAGGCGTTTGAGGAGCAGGTGAGGCAGCATGGGGAAGGCGCTTATGAGGAGGCGGTGAACCGTTTATTGGATTCGCCGCATTTTGGCGAACGCATGGCGATCGACTGGCTGGATGCGGCGAGATATGCGGATTCGCATGGGTTTAACAATGACGGGTTGCGGACCATGTGGCGGTGGCGGGATTGGGTGATTGATGCGTTTAATGCGAACCTGCCGTATGACCAGTTTATCACGGAACAACTGGCGGGGGATCTGTTGCCGAAGCCGACGTTGGAGCAGAGGATTGCGACAGGGTTTTCGCGCAATCACGTCATCAACAGCGAGGGCGGGATCATTGATGAGGAGTATCGGGTCGAGTATGTGGCGGATCGGGTGAGGACGACGAGCACGGCGTGGCTTGGGCTGACGATGGAGTGTTCGCGTTGTCATGATCACAAGTATGATGCGGTGACGCAGAAGGATTATTTTCAGCTGTTTGCGTTCTTCAACAGCGTGCCGGAGCATGGCGAGGACGGTCGCATTGCCAATGCGGTGCCGCAGATTCCCGCGCCGACGAAACTGCAGCAGACGTTGATGACGAAACAGCAGGCGGAACTGGCGAAGCTGGATGCGGCCCTGGCTCCGATGCTAGCGGATCAGATGGACGACGAGGAGAGATTGAGCAGGATTGCGGAGGAGGCAGCGAGGGTGAAGGAGACTTTGAAAATGGTGGTGCTTTTGCCGGATGGTGTGGATGGCGTGGTGGGGAATGGGATGGTGTTGAAGGCGGAAGTGCCGGCTCCGAGGATCGCGGCGAAAGCGCTGGATTTCAAAAGCGAGTCGGGTTTGAGTTTGTCGTTTTGGCTGAAGCCAGATGCAGCGAATGGTCGGGATGTGCCGTTGCTGTCGGCGTTGGATTATAGCGGGTCACCTGCGGCGTCGGGGTATGGTCGAGGGCAGGAGTTGCGGTTGATCGATGGCGAGCTGGAGTGGCGGGCGAGCAGTCGCCTGCCGGTGTATGCGATGGTGGTGCGAACCGAGGGGGCGTCGATCAAGCCGGGGGTGTGGCGGCAGGTGGTGGTGAGCATCGCGCATGGCATCAAGGCGGAGAAGGTGCGGATATTTGTGGATGGCTTGGAACTGCCGATGGTGGTGCGTTATGACGGGTTGCCTGCGCCGATTGATAATCGCGAATTTCTGGTGGGGGCGGACAATGGCAAGGAAGGGGCGAGATGGGTTGGCGAGCTGGATGAGCTGGGGGTGATCGCGAAACCGCTGGGTGGCGATGAGGTGATGCAATTGTTTTTGGCAAATGCGTTGCCGCTGGCTGGAAAGTTTGCAGCGGAGGAATGGGCGAAGGGTTGGCGACATCGGGCTTTGTTGTCGGACGATGAGTTGACCAAGGCGTTGGTGGCGCGGCGCAAGGCGGTTTGGGAGGCACATCTCGCGACGCGTCGGGGCTTGCCGAATTCGATGGTGATGGTGGAGCTGCCGGAGCCGCGACCGACGTTTGTGTTGGATCGGGGCATGTATGATGCGCCAACGGAACGGGTGGAGCCGGGGGTGCCGGAGGGTTTGATAACGCCCTGGCCGGAAGGGGCACCGCGCAATCGTCTGGGTTTGGCGAAGTGGTTCACGCAGCCGCGGCATCCGTTGACGGCGCGGGTGGTGGTGAACCGTTTCTGGGCGCAGTTGTTTGGTGTCGGAATTGTGAAGACGCTGGAGGATTTTGGTTCGCAAAGTGAGTGGCCAAGTCATCCCGAATTGTTGGACCTACTGGCGCGTGATTTTGTGGATGGTGGTTGGGATGTGAAGGGATTGTTCAAGGCGATGGTGTTGTCGTCGACCTATCGTCAATCGAGCGAAGTGAAGGCGGAGTTGGTGGCGCGTGATCCAGAGAATCGGTTGCTGGCGAGAGGGCCGAGGGTGAGGTTGCCGGCGGAGGTGATCCGGGATCAGGCTTTGGCGGTGTCGGGTTTGCTGGTGCCGAAAATCGGCGGTCCGAGTGTGTATCCGTATCAGCCTGACAAGCTCTACGATGGGGTGGTGGTGGGCACGGCTTATCCGGGTTCGCGATGGGAGCAGGGAACGGGTGAGGATTTGTATCGGAGAAGTCTCTACACGTTCTGGAAACGGACGGTGACCCATCCCGCAATGCTGACGTTGGATGCGCCGGACCGGGAGTTTTGCAGTGTGCGGAGGTCGAGGACAAATACGCCGTTGCAGGCTTTGTTGTTGTGGAATGAGCCGGGCTATCTGGAGGCGGCGCGACATCTGGCGGGACGAATGATCAAGGAGGGTGGCGTGGATGATCAGGCGCGCTTGAGATTTGGGTTTCAACTGGTGACGGGACGTGAGGGGGAGGATGCTGAGGTGCGGGTGGTTTATGCGACTTTGGAGAAACTACGCGAGCAGTTTGCGGGTGCGCCACAGGATGCGGAGGCGTTTTTGAAGGTGGGGAGTTCGCCGCAGGATGAGTCGATTTCGAAGCCCGAACTGGCGGCAATGATGGGGGTGGCGAGCATGCTGTTGAACTTGGACGAAACCATTACCAATAACTGATTTTATTTTTTATGTCCTGTCATCGATATCAACATGTAAGCAATCGCCGGGACTTTCTGGCGAGGTCGGGTCTTGGATTGGGATCAGCGGCGCTGGCGCATTTGTTTTCTGCGGACGCGGGGGCGGCCGAGAAGGAGGCGGCGCTGGCGCAGTTGACGCATTTTGCTCCGAAGGCGAAGCGGGTGATTTGTTTGTTTCAATCGGGTGGGCCGTCGCACCTTGAGTTGTTTGATGACAAGCCGGTGTTAAGGCAGCGGTTTGATGAGGATTTGCCGGAGTCGATCAGTCGCGGACAGCGGATCACGGGCATGGTGGCATCGCAGAAGCGTTTTGCGGTGCAGCCGAGCCGGTGGAATTACCAACCGGGTGGGAAGTCGGGCACGATGATCAGCGATCTGATGCCGCATACGCGCGCGATTTCGGATGAGATTTGTTTGATTCGGTCCATGCATACGGAGGCGATCAATCATGATCCGGCGATCACCTTTTTTCAGACGGGGAGTCAGTTGCCGGGGAGGCCGAGCATGGGGGCGTGGACGGATTATGGATTGGGGAGATTGAATGAGAATTTGCCGTCGTTTGTGGTGCTGATTTCGGTGAATAAACAGAACTCAGGTCAGGGTTTGCTGGCGCGGTTGTGGGGCAGTGGATTTTTGCCGAGCGGACATCAGGGCGTTCAGTTTCGCAGTGCGGGAGAGCCGGTGTTGTATTTGAATGATCCGCAGGGGATCGATCGTGGCCGGCGGCGGATGATGCTGGATGGCATTGCGGAGTTGAACCAGCAGAGTTTTGCGAGGAGAGGCGATCCGGAGATTGAGACTCGGATCACACAGGCCGAGATGGCTTATCGGATGCAGAGCAGTGTGCCGGAGTTGATGGATCTAAAGGGAGAACCGGAGCATGTGCTCAACAGTTATGGGCCTGATGTGACGGAGCCGGGAAGTTTTGCGCGGAATTGTCTGCTGGCGCGTCGCATGGCGGAGCGGGGAGTGCGGTTCATCCAGCTTTATCATCGGGACTGGGATCATCATGGAGGGATTCAGGATCGCTTGCCGCAGATGGCCTTGGATACGGATCAGCCGAGTGCGGCGCTGGTAAGGGACTTGAAGCAGCGCGGATTGTTGGAAGATACGCTGGTGATTTGGGGGGGGGAGTTTGGCCGGACGCCTTATGCGCAGGGTGGGGCGAATCTAGAAAAGTATGGTCGCGATCACCATGGCAAGGCGTTTTCGATCTGGATGGCCGGTGGTGGGATCAAGGGCGGGATGAGCTACGGGGCGACGGATGATTTTGGTTTTAACGTGGAGCAGAACCCGGTGCATATTCATGATTTGCAGGCCACCATTTTGCATTGCCTGGGCATGGATCACACCAAGCTGACTTATCGTTTTCAGGGCCGTCAGTTCAGGCTGACGGACGTGCATGGGCACGTGGTGAAAGGGATTTTGAGCTAGGCGAGTTTGTGGTCGCGAGCCCGCTGGCGACGCAGCAAGCATGACGTGGCCCCGATGATGAGGAGGCTGGCGGTCATGGGTTCTGGAATGGCGCGGAGAAATTGATCGGTGGTGAGAATGCTGTTGCTGAATCGCACTTCGTCCATCCAGCCGTCGAAGGCACGACCGCCGCCCGCGTTGCCAAGGAAGAATGCTCCGCCATTGTAGACGAGGTCTTGCACTCCGACGGCGCTGATTTGCCCTGAACCAGCCAAAGCATAGTCCTTGTAGAAAGTGAAGGTGTTGGTGGAGTCGTCGAAGGTGATCGCGACATGGTGCCATTCGCCATCTCCAAACAGGCCGTTGGAGTTGCTGCCGATGTTCTGGTTGAAGCCATCGCCTGAAGTATTGGCGAGCACCTGGTGATCCACCCGGAGGCGAAGCTGTGAGTCGATGGATTCAACATTGGGGGCAGCATTGCCGACGTTGTTGGTGTCAAGCAGCCAAGTGGGTCCACCGTTGCGCTCTTTGCCGGCGAGAGAGGCGAACTGGACATTGTCTTCAACGCGGACAAACATTTCCAAGGTGAAGCTGAAAGGGGTGGTGCTGTCCACCGGTTCGAAAAGGGGGCTGGTAACGGCGATGCGTCCGCCACGCCCTGTGTTGTAGACGGGTGTGGCATCGTTTACACCGGCGTTTTCGAATTTGACCGACGTCGTATTGTTCGAATTGATGACGGGTCCGTTCAAGCCGTCGAGAATAGTCAGTCCAGGCGTGGAACTGTTGTATTGTGGAAGAACGGCTCCAGTGCCTGAGGAACTGCCAGTCCCGGTGAGGTTGTTTCCACTAGAATCGGTGACGGAGGTGGCATTGCTGCCTGCAGTCCCACCAAATTGATAATACAAAACCGTGGCCGCCTGGGTCGTTGGAACTAGAAGCAGGCCGATGAGAGTCGAGCAAAAAGCTGCAATTCGGCTTGTGTTAAAAGTGATTGGAAACGGTTTCATGGTTTGCGCGGGTTGGCGGACCAAAGTAGCCCCAAGGAGAGCATGCGGCAATACGTTGTAATGACGCAACAAAAAAATGATGAGTCGGGGGTGAAGGACTGTTCCGATCGATGAGGATCGGACATTTCTGCGTTACGCAGGCAAACCGGGAAGAAGTGATCGCGAAATCATCAGGAGCGCTTTTTTTCTGCTCCTTTAGGGGATCATTCGGTCCGCGCGGACGCAAGAAAAGTGTCCATCAACTCTTGGAGTCGTTCCTGACTGAGGCTTGTTTCTACTTCGATCTGGACAACTTGAAGGCCGTCAGGCCCGCTTTTTTCGGGTTCTTCAGGTGGGCGCCATGGGGTGACGTCGTTTTGTTTCAGATAGTCGAGAAATGCTTGAGCGACACTTTTCTCGGCATGAAAGGTCGTGACCGTCTGCTCGTGGGTGGGTGGGATAAGGATGATGCTTTTTCGTTGCATGGATCTATTGGATTCAGAGATTTTCGGGCAGGACTTTATACCACTCGGGATGACCGGTGATGATGAAGTAGGTGATGGGGCTTGAGACGTGGGTGACGACTTGTTCCTGAATTTGGGTGTGTGCCCAGCGGGCGCGATTTTCGGTGGTGTCTTCAGACTCAATATGGTGAGCCCAGCGCTGGAATTTTTCGGGATTAAAAAACACATAGGTCGATGTCACCTCGCGGCTGATGGCGTATTGCTGGCACTGATCGAGAATTTGAAAATAGTCGTCCAGACTGAGAGGTTCAGGGCCGCTGGATACGTCCTCGGGAAAATGCAATTCCGACTCGTAGCGGAGAAACAACATTTCCGCAGGGGATTCGTTCGAGTTGTCGAGATAGTGATCGAATGATCGTTTGAAGTCGGCGAATAAAGCAGAATCAGACATGGCTCAGGAAAGCGGTTGTTAATTGCTTCGAGCGTCGTTGGCCAGTTGGCCCTCCAGTTGTCGGATTTATTGGCTGGCAGCGGTCACGGCAAAACGACTACGTGGCCGTCTTTGAAGTCGAGACAGCGTTCGCGAAGTCCTTGGGACACGGGTTTGGGGATGTAGACGGGAACGCGGCCGATTAGATGTCGGCGATATTCGGGGGAGGCTTCGAGCGGGGTCCAGGTGAGCTGCCACCAGGCTTTGCCTTTTTGCGGTCCGGTGAGGCAGCGGACGTAGTCGAAGGTGAGGATTTGCTGGGGGTTGTCTTCGAATTGTTCGGCGTGGACGGACTCCAAATAACGCTGGAAGGCATCCGTGTAGATGATGCCGCAGGTCAGTTTGGAAAGGGGGCTCAAAAGGATGAAGGAGGAGGGATGAAGGATGAAGGTTTAAGGGAAGAGTCCACGTTGTTTTTTGGCGTCGGCGACGCGTTTGATGCCGATGCTGAGGGCGGCGGTGCGCATGGTGAGCTTTTTGTCTCGGGCGGTGTGGACCGTTTGTTTGAAGGCGGTTTCTAGGATGCGGTAAAGCTTGCCCATGACCTCGGCTTCGTCCCAGAAGAACGATTGAAGATCCTGGACCCATTCGAAATAACTGACCACGACGCCACCGGCGTTGCAGAGAATGTCGGGAATGACGAAGATCTCAGGACGCTGGGCGATGATGGCGTCGGCTTCAGGGGTGGTGGGGCCGTTGGCGGCTTCAGCGAGGATACGGCACTGGATCCTGGCGGCGTTGTCCTTGGTGATCTGTCGTTCGAGGGCGGCAGGGACGAGGATGTCGCATGGGATGAGCAGCAGTTCTTCGTTGGTGATGGGTTCGGCTTCAGGAAATCCAACGACGGTGCGATTTTTGGTGACGTGGGCATCGAGAAGGTTGAGGTCGAGCCCTTTGGCGTTGTAGATGCCGCCGAAGGCGTCGCTGACGGCAATGATTTTGGTGCCGAAGCGGGCGATGGAACCGGCGGCGACGGAGCCGACGTTGCCAAATCCCTGGATGACGGCGGTGGTGTTTTCGGGAGCGAGCTTGATGTGCTCCATGGCGCGTCCGACGAGGAATCCGACGCCGCGTCCGGTGGATTCGCGTCGTCCCAACGAACCGCCGAGGTTGACGGGTTTGCCGGTGACGACACCGGGGACGGAGTAGCCGCTGTGGGTGGAGTAGGTGTCCATCATCCACGCCATGGTTTGTTCGTTGGTGCCCATGTCGGGGGCGGGGATGTCGATTTGCGGTCCGATAAAACCGATGATTTCCTGAGTGA includes:
- the murI gene encoding glutamate racemase; this translates as MPIGVFDSGYGGLSVLREMQRVLPDKDFIYLGDSGRAPYGGRDLATILDFAEQCTELLFAEGCKVVVVACHTVSCVALRHLQHRYANDERRVLGVTVPAAENAVAVARGRIGFLGTRRTVGSHTFRTEVAKLDATAEVKEVAAPLLAPIVEEGWECGEIARLAVQQYVEQLGEVDTLVLGCTHYPLLKAVFEEVLPDGVNLLDPAPFVAGRFMDWLMRHPSFSESAGSGLVRVLSSGDTARFAVNAERFLGKVPSVVEFVSERGGRLVFSAEGSEPTGQFLR
- a CDS encoding bifunctional 5,10-methylenetetrahydrofolate dehydrogenase/5,10-methenyltetrahydrofolate cyclohydrolase, whose translation is MQLIHGPEVAAAVLAECEKDIAELALMGKKPGLAVVLVGDDPASRAYVRSKDKKCRDLGLHSVKLELAESTTQEELLQVIAGLNADPAIHGILVQSPPPKHIDESAVVMAIDPRKDVDGFHPVNVAKLALEDRSGFVPCTPLGCQRMLLHAGIETSGANVVVLGRSMIVGKPMALLLMGKGRGGDATVTVAHSRTKNLAEVTRGADILVAAIGRPEFVTADMVKEGAVVIDVGINRVEAPELPKGYKLVGDVAFDEVAPKCRAITPVPGGVGPMTIAMLMANTVKACKLSDK
- a CDS encoding DUF1553 domain-containing protein is translated as MIFRLVIVTTLPCMLLGGVSPLRAGGIEFNRDVRPILSENCFYCHGQDPKTREADLRLDEHEGATRDLGGYAAIVPGKPEESEILKRMMAHDKADLMPPPESNRKVSTEQLEVVKQWIAEGAHYEKHWAYLTPKRAELPEVGKDDWSRHNLDRWVLARLEKEGLAPSKEASPSTWLRRVSLDLTGLPVEPRELEAFEEQVRQHGEGAYEEAVNRLLDSPHFGERMAIDWLDAARYADSHGFNNDGLRTMWRWRDWVIDAFNANLPYDQFITEQLAGDLLPKPTLEQRIATGFSRNHVINSEGGIIDEEYRVEYVADRVRTTSTAWLGLTMECSRCHDHKYDAVTQKDYFQLFAFFNSVPEHGEDGRIANAVPQIPAPTKLQQTLMTKQQAELAKLDAALAPMLADQMDDEERLSRIAEEAARVKETLKMVVLLPDGVDGVVGNGMVLKAEVPAPRIAAKALDFKSESGLSLSFWLKPDAANGRDVPLLSALDYSGSPAASGYGRGQELRLIDGELEWRASSRLPVYAMVVRTEGASIKPGVWRQVVVSIAHGIKAEKVRIFVDGLELPMVVRYDGLPAPIDNREFLVGADNGKEGARWVGELDELGVIAKPLGGDEVMQLFLANALPLAGKFAAEEWAKGWRHRALLSDDELTKALVARRKAVWEAHLATRRGLPNSMVMVELPEPRPTFVLDRGMYDAPTERVEPGVPEGLITPWPEGAPRNRLGLAKWFTQPRHPLTARVVVNRFWAQLFGVGIVKTLEDFGSQSEWPSHPELLDLLARDFVDGGWDVKGLFKAMVLSSTYRQSSEVKAELVARDPENRLLARGPRVRLPAEVIRDQALAVSGLLVPKIGGPSVYPYQPDKLYDGVVVGTAYPGSRWEQGTGEDLYRRSLYTFWKRTVTHPAMLTLDAPDREFCSVRRSRTNTPLQALLLWNEPGYLEAARHLAGRMIKEGGVDDQARLRFGFQLVTGREGEDAEVRVVYATLEKLREQFAGAPQDAEAFLKVGSSPQDESISKPELAAMMGVASMLLNLDETITNN
- a CDS encoding formate--tetrahydrofolate ligase; this encodes MQNIFALAQSLHISDSHLTCYGNDKAKISLKDLEHRPQRGKLILVSAITPTPAGEGKTTMSIGLAQGLKKAGQSVALALRQPSMGPVFGRKGGATGGGRSTLHPSNSINLHFTGDFHAITSAHNLLSSVIDNQLFNGQTHLKPQGVLWKRVLDVNDRSLRQIHTSPGKPTERTTGFDITAASEVMAILCLSESLQDLQARLDRIVVGFTEDGSAVFAKEARVTGALLAILRDAIEPNLVQSVEGVPAFVHGGPFANIAHGCNSILATRMALAHADFAITEGGFAFDLGGEKFMGIKCRQSGLQPEAIVIVATVRALKMHGGAPLNTLAYPDHIALSAGLENLAAHLDSAAQFQRPVIVAINRFTNDSEQELALIHEFCQQRNVPCATADVFGQGGDGAIDLAKTLLAALPEKSVPLPQLYELEDTIEDKLHAIATRIYGADGVHLTDAAKAKIELFRKNGFDRLPLCMAKTQNSLSDDATKLGRPKGFTITVRDFEIANGAGFIVVLTGTMMRMPALPKVPAAEHIQVSPEGDIIGI
- a CDS encoding nucleotide excision repair endonuclease; translated protein: MVEVAKNLRRGARQMPLFALENPLSARLGVGFFKSVPSRAGVYFFRDVESRLLYIGQSHDLRARIGSYRHLSLDRNPRRLLRLVHRITHVEWVECEGAAEAIELERKLLLEHRPPFNRAGVWPGYAWWMTVKLAANGVHVGLSRQAGGETECMGPFPAGLRYAHASLMRCVFRYLNPECSLGAYPLGLLNLTVPLSMLLKLEAKDGKRLVDLMVGWVSGQSDELLVILESVVGGKDEREVEYWAGELESLRRFFKKRRSGTDALKMPAAPPLPMFPEW
- a CDS encoding AraC family transcriptional regulator; amino-acid sequence: MQAPSPQQVSADFFQQLDSPSVLATMFDFLPGVYLFVKDHQHRYMKVNRSLARLHGCDSDAEMIGKCDFDFNPPALAAQYVEEDRKVMSERLPIIDKIWLVQDSDGMPHWHLSTKLPLIDKQNEVIGIAGVMRPYDRAGDAPGSYQRLTQVCDHVLAHYGETMSVDHLASLAHLSVSQLQREFSRLFSMSPIEYVTRVRLHMASRQLEQSTNPVGQIALDCGFYDQSHFTRVFRTRTGLSPLEYRQRFAAVR